The genome window TTGTAAAGAATAAGAAACCGCTCCTGGTTCTACATGAGAAGTTATTTTTCCTAAACGAGCGCCAATAAAACAATTTGATTTCAAATAATCATTAATATGCTCTTTCTGAATCCACTCAAACCAATCGTCATGCACCTCTTGTTCAACAATAAAAGTTGTATTATATAATATCATTCTCTAATTTTTTGCAAAGATACAAAGGTTTTCGCATTATATTTTTCTTGAAAAAGAAAGTCTAATCAAGATTTTATTTTTAAATTTACCTATTATTCATAACAAACAAAGATGAACAATACGCAACAATTTATACAAGAGAATAAACAACGTTTTCTTGATGAATTAATCGAATTACTTAAAATTCCTTCAGTTAGTGCTGATCCAGCCTACACACAAGACGTAAATGATGCTGCCGAAATGGTTGCAAAATATTTAAAAGAAGCAGGTGCTGATAATGTTGAAGTATGCGAAACAGAAGGTTTTCCTGTTGTTTACGGAGAAAAAATAGTTGACGCTTCAAAACCAACTGTTTTAGTTTACGGACATTACGATGTACAACCAGCTGATCCTT of Empedobacter falsenii contains these proteins:
- a CDS encoding DUF4286 family protein yields the protein MILYNTTFIVEQEVHDDWFEWIQKEHINDYLKSNCFIGARLGKITSHVEPGAVSYSLQLFVNDELTLDKFKNNFLSEIKQKSLQKYATKVLSFESEMEHIGDYN